Proteins co-encoded in one Gloeomargarita sp. SKYB120 genomic window:
- a CDS encoding helix-turn-helix domain-containing protein has product MNGATIMEVSQFLKVSYRTVQRWLRQGLETGDVHPKEGYQKGHRHKLKDLEEFQRFVD; this is encoded by the coding sequence TTGAATGGCGCCACTATCATGGAAGTCAGTCAGTTCCTAAAGGTCAGCTATCGAACGGTACAACGCTGGCTCAGACAAGGGTTAGAAACCGGGGACGTTCACCCCAAGGAAGGCTATCAAAAAGGCCATCGTCATAAGCTGAAAGACCTAGAAGAATTCCAGCGGTTTGTGGATTAA